In one Magallana gigas chromosome 9, xbMagGiga1.1, whole genome shotgun sequence genomic region, the following are encoded:
- the LOC105324692 gene encoding uncharacterized protein, with the protein MMQFFTCESVAVLSVVLGAVLSSPPGTYFDCEKYPESQYQWDQIDRTRRICARGTEDGEDFIYCRHWECENLECPEDEQITRNDGCKSCPGFCSSGGKNYPLGKSFRCADNVNTCRCLNFGLVSTRMGYFPESLCNATTINQ; encoded by the exons ATGATGCAGTTTTTTACTTGTGAGTCAGTAGCTGTATTGTCTGTTGTTCTAGGAG CTGTTCTTAGTTCACCTCCTGGCACCTACTTTGATTGTGAGAAGTACCCGGAAAGTCAATATCAGTGGGACCAGATAGATAGGACAAGAAGGATATGCGCACGGGGGACCGAAGACGGTGAAGACTTTATTTACTGTAGGCACTGGGAGTGTGAAAACCTAGAGTGTCCTGAAGATGAACAGATTACAAGGAACGATGGATGCAAATCATGTCCAG GATTTTGCTCGTCAGGTGGAAAGAATTACCCGTTAGGTAAAAGTTTTAGGTGTGCAGATAACGTTAACACTTGCAGATGTTTGAATTTTGGACTGGTGAGCACACGCATGGGATACTTTCCCGAGAGTCTGTGTAATGCTACAACGATCAACCAATAA